Proteins found in one Bordetella genomosp. 11 genomic segment:
- a CDS encoding MFS transporter, which translates to MQQTLSAERPSAFTLARMVVRVTAGNFLEQFDFFLFGFYATQIAAVFFPASSQFASLMQTFAVFGAGFLMRPLGAIVLGAYIDRVGRRKGLIVTLSLMASGTILIAFVPGHAAIGAAAPLLVLLGRLLQGFSAGAELGGVSVYLAEMATPGRKGFYTSWQSGSQQISIVVAAALGFGLNRWMDSATIAAWGWRIPFFVGCMIIPFIFVLRRRLEETQAFKARSHRPGLRESWIALAANWKLMVGGALMVAMTTTAFYLITVYAPTFGKTVLHLSTSDSLLVTLCVGVSNFIWLPIGGAISDRIGRKPVLLTMTALAIVTAYPTLTFLANGPTFTKMLIVLLWLSFLYAVYNGAMVVALTEVMPASVRVAGFSVAYSLATAIFGGFTPEISTALIHVTGDRAAPGYWMTFAALCGFCATLTLYARGGAAARMATQT; encoded by the coding sequence ATGCAGCAAACCCTGTCGGCGGAAAGGCCTTCCGCTTTTACCCTCGCGCGCATGGTCGTGCGTGTGACGGCCGGCAATTTTCTCGAGCAGTTCGATTTCTTCCTGTTCGGCTTTTATGCGACGCAGATCGCCGCCGTATTCTTTCCCGCGAGCAGCCAGTTCGCCTCCCTGATGCAGACCTTCGCCGTCTTCGGCGCGGGCTTCCTCATGCGGCCGCTGGGCGCGATCGTGCTGGGTGCCTATATCGACCGGGTGGGGCGGCGCAAGGGCCTGATCGTCACGCTGTCGCTGATGGCCAGCGGGACCATCCTGATTGCCTTCGTGCCGGGGCACGCGGCCATCGGCGCCGCCGCACCGCTGCTGGTCCTGCTGGGCCGGCTGTTGCAGGGCTTTTCCGCCGGCGCGGAGCTGGGCGGCGTGTCGGTGTACCTGGCCGAAATGGCGACGCCGGGCCGCAAAGGGTTCTACACCAGCTGGCAATCCGGCAGCCAGCAGATCTCTATCGTGGTCGCGGCGGCGCTGGGCTTCGGCCTGAACCGCTGGATGGATTCCGCCACCATCGCGGCCTGGGGCTGGCGCATTCCTTTCTTCGTCGGCTGCATGATCATTCCGTTCATCTTCGTGCTGCGCCGCCGCCTGGAGGAAACCCAGGCCTTCAAGGCGCGCAGCCATCGTCCCGGCCTGCGCGAATCGTGGATCGCGCTGGCGGCGAACTGGAAGCTGATGGTAGGCGGCGCGCTGATGGTGGCGATGACCACGACCGCTTTCTACCTGATCACGGTGTATGCCCCCACCTTCGGCAAGACCGTCCTGCATCTGAGCACCTCAGACAGCCTGCTGGTCACGCTTTGCGTCGGTGTCTCGAACTTTATCTGGCTGCCCATCGGCGGTGCCATTTCGGACCGCATCGGCCGCAAGCCGGTGCTGCTGACCATGACGGCCCTGGCCATCGTGACGGCGTATCCCACCCTGACCTTCCTGGCGAACGGGCCGACGTTCACCAAGATGCTGATCGTGCTGCTGTGGCTGTCCTTCCTGTACGCCGTCTACAACGGCGCGATGGTGGTGGCGCTGACCGAAGTGATGCCGGCATCGGTACGCGTGGCCGGCTTTTCCGTGGCGTACAGCCTGGCCACCGCGATATTCGGCGGTTTCACGCCGGAGATTTCCACGGCGCTGATCCACGTGACGGGCGACCGCGCGGCACCCGGGTACTGGATGACGTTCGCCGCGCTCTGCGGGTTCTGTGCGACCCTGACGCTTTATGCGCGCGGCGGCGCCGCCGCGCGCATGGCCACGCAGACGTAA
- a CDS encoding winged helix-turn-helix transcriptional regulator, with amino-acid sequence MRRKRLTQDPCPIARSLDVIGDWWSLLIVREALSGTCRFSDFQQRLGLARNILSTRLRNLVEAGVLETRPSPGRCDHNEYHLTDKGRRLQPVLRALYTWGKENLFAADEAAAE; translated from the coding sequence ATGCGGCGCAAGCGTTTGACCCAGGATCCGTGCCCGATCGCCCGGTCGCTGGATGTGATCGGCGATTGGTGGAGCCTGCTGATCGTGCGGGAAGCGCTGTCCGGAACCTGCCGTTTCAGCGATTTCCAGCAGCGCCTGGGACTGGCCAGGAACATCCTCAGCACGCGGCTGCGCAACCTGGTGGAAGCAGGCGTGCTCGAAACCCGCCCCTCGCCCGGCCGCTGCGACCACAACGAATATCACCTGACCGACAAAGGCCGGCGGTTGCAGCCGGTGCTGCGGGCGCTTTACACCTGGGGCAAGGAAAACCTGTTCGCGGCCGACGAGGCGGCGGCGGAATGA
- a CDS encoding ABC transporter ATP-binding protein translates to MSRLRFDFRGHVFRDALAFTFRHWGRQPVRVAVTAVLMLSSALADVATPMYAGRLIDAVTAGTASDPATWHAAVTAFAILIGLGLASLFLRQGAFALISAMTLRMMSAICADAFRRVQRFSSDWHANTFAGSTVRKITRGIWALDLLNDTLLLALLPTLVMLTGAAVLLGLHWPVMGFVVGGCALVYLVVIVLLSLGYVAPAARLGNAWDTRLGGALADAISCNAVVKAFGAEAREDARLQKVIRKWRARTFRGWIRGTVNGSAQGVMLALMRLAIVGVALLLWAGQRASAGDIAFVLTMFFILQGYMRDLGMNVRNLQRSVNDMEELVGLEHQPLGIADRPGAGPIAITAGEIRFDHVTFLYGGHTSPLYRDFSLRIAPGERVGLVGHSGSGKTTLVKLIQRMHDVNEGAILIDGQDIAGVQQASLRQQIAIVQQDPILFHRSLAENIAYGRPGATLAQIEAAARLANAHDFIAALPRGYDTLVGERGVKLSGGERQRVAIARAFLADAPILILDEATSSLDSESEMLIQQAMERLMVGRTTLVVAHRLSTVRALDRLIVLEKGRIIEEGPHDALVARPGGVYRRLYERQALSLTSPSTAIPDARAVGTA, encoded by the coding sequence ATGTCCCGTCTCCGCTTCGATTTTCGAGGGCACGTCTTCCGGGACGCCCTCGCATTCACTTTCCGGCACTGGGGCCGGCAACCGGTCCGCGTCGCCGTCACGGCCGTCCTGATGCTGTCCTCCGCCCTGGCCGACGTCGCCACGCCCATGTACGCCGGCCGCCTTATCGACGCCGTGACCGCCGGCACCGCATCCGACCCGGCGACCTGGCACGCCGCCGTGACGGCCTTCGCCATCCTGATCGGACTGGGGCTGGCCAGCCTGTTCCTGCGCCAGGGCGCCTTCGCATTGATCTCGGCAATGACGCTGCGGATGATGAGCGCGATCTGCGCGGACGCCTTCCGCCGCGTGCAGCGCTTTTCCAGCGACTGGCATGCCAACACCTTCGCGGGCTCCACGGTGCGCAAGATCACGCGCGGGATCTGGGCGCTGGACCTGCTGAACGACACCTTGCTGCTGGCGCTGTTGCCGACGCTGGTCATGCTGACCGGCGCCGCGGTGCTGCTCGGCCTGCATTGGCCTGTGATGGGCTTCGTCGTGGGCGGCTGCGCGCTGGTCTATCTGGTCGTGATCGTCCTGCTGTCGCTGGGCTATGTCGCCCCCGCCGCGCGCCTGGGCAATGCCTGGGACACCCGCCTGGGCGGCGCGCTGGCCGACGCTATCAGCTGCAACGCGGTGGTCAAGGCATTCGGCGCCGAGGCGCGCGAAGACGCCCGCCTGCAGAAGGTCATCCGCAAATGGCGCGCGCGCACCTTCCGCGGCTGGATCCGCGGCACGGTGAACGGCAGCGCGCAGGGCGTCATGCTGGCGTTGATGCGGCTGGCCATCGTGGGTGTCGCCCTGCTGCTATGGGCCGGCCAGCGCGCGAGCGCGGGCGACATCGCTTTCGTGCTGACCATGTTCTTCATCCTCCAGGGGTATATGCGCGACCTCGGCATGAACGTGCGCAATCTGCAGCGCTCGGTCAACGACATGGAAGAACTGGTCGGCCTGGAACACCAGCCCCTGGGCATCGCCGACCGGCCCGGCGCCGGCCCCATCGCCATTACCGCGGGCGAGATCCGCTTCGACCATGTGACCTTCCTGTACGGCGGCCACACATCCCCGCTGTACCGCGATTTCTCGCTGCGCATCGCGCCCGGCGAACGGGTCGGCCTGGTCGGCCATTCCGGCTCCGGCAAGACCACTTTGGTCAAGCTGATCCAGCGGATGCACGACGTGAACGAAGGCGCCATCCTGATCGACGGCCAGGACATCGCCGGCGTACAGCAGGCATCGCTGCGCCAGCAGATCGCGATCGTGCAACAGGACCCGATCCTGTTCCACCGCAGCCTGGCCGAGAACATTGCCTACGGCCGCCCCGGCGCGACCTTGGCGCAGATCGAAGCGGCGGCGCGGCTGGCGAACGCGCACGATTTCATCGCGGCGCTGCCGCGCGGCTACGACACGCTGGTCGGCGAACGCGGCGTCAAGCTGTCGGGGGGCGAGCGCCAGCGGGTGGCGATCGCCCGCGCCTTCCTGGCCGACGCCCCCATCCTGATCCTGGACGAGGCCACATCCAGCCTGGACAGCGAAAGCGAAATGCTGATCCAGCAGGCGATGGAGCGGCTGATGGTGGGGCGCACCACGCTGGTGGTGGCGCACCGCCTGTCCACGGTGCGGGCGCTGGACCGGCTGATCGTGCTGGAAAAAGGCCGCATCATCGAGGAAGGGCCGCACGACGCCCTGGTGGCCAGGCCGGGCGGCGTCTATCGGCGTCTTTACGAGCGCCAGGCTTTGTCCTTGACCAGTCCGTCGACGGCCATCCCGGACGCGCGGGCCGTCGGCACCGCCTAG
- a CDS encoding LysR family transcriptional regulator — MLEAISLDQLRTFVAAAETGSFSAAGRQLRRAQSVISHTLANLEAQTGVKLFDRTGRYPVLTDAGRALLQEARGVLQGMNAFKAKAKSMSDGLEPELTAVIDVMYPMQALTKAVGGFRVAFPHTPLRLYVEALGGVAKPVLDGTCALGVIGSLPTIPNALQAEMLLDVPMVKVVAPSHPLASVQGEITLQELSKHVQLVLTDRTDLTEGNSYGVFSPLTWRLADMGAKHAFLCAGFGWGHMPLAMVQAQILSGELVALTRESADCRVPPIPVQAVYRHDNPPGPAGRWFLEQLKDGSRACPTTLTEFARAGKDGG; from the coding sequence ATGCTTGAAGCCATTTCCCTGGACCAACTGCGCACCTTCGTGGCGGCGGCCGAAACCGGCAGCTTCTCCGCGGCGGGGCGGCAATTGCGTCGCGCCCAATCCGTGATCAGCCACACGCTGGCCAACCTGGAGGCGCAAACCGGCGTCAAGCTTTTCGACCGCACGGGCCGCTATCCGGTGCTGACGGATGCCGGGCGCGCGCTGCTGCAGGAAGCCCGCGGCGTCCTGCAGGGGATGAATGCGTTCAAGGCCAAGGCGAAGTCCATGTCGGACGGCTTGGAACCGGAGCTGACGGCCGTCATCGATGTCATGTATCCCATGCAGGCGCTTACCAAGGCGGTGGGCGGGTTTCGCGTCGCGTTTCCCCACACGCCGCTGCGCCTGTACGTGGAAGCGCTGGGTGGCGTGGCCAAGCCCGTCCTGGATGGCACGTGCGCCCTGGGCGTCATCGGCTCCCTGCCCACCATACCCAACGCACTACAGGCCGAAATGCTGCTGGACGTGCCCATGGTGAAGGTAGTGGCGCCGTCGCATCCGCTGGCTTCGGTGCAGGGCGAGATCACCCTGCAGGAGCTCTCCAAACATGTACAACTGGTACTGACCGACAGGACCGACCTGACCGAAGGCAACAGCTACGGCGTTTTTTCGCCGTTGACGTGGCGGCTGGCCGATATGGGCGCCAAGCACGCCTTTCTATGCGCCGGCTTCGGCTGGGGCCACATGCCCCTGGCCATGGTGCAGGCACAGATCCTTAGCGGCGAACTGGTGGCGCTGACGCGCGAAAGCGCCGACTGCCGGGTGCCGCCGATACCCGTGCAGGCGGTGTACCGGCATGACAACCCGCCGGGCCCGGCGGGTCGTTGGTTCCTGGAACAGCTCAAGGACGGCAGCCGCGCCTGCCCGACCACATTGACCGAATTCGCCCGCGCCGGCAAGGACGGGGGATAG
- a CDS encoding alkene reductase, translated as MTTLFDPLSIGDLHLPNRIVMAPLTRLRAPDGVPNALMAQYYEQRASAGLIITEGTPVRDDGVGYPNVPGIWSEAQTQGWKQITEAVHRAGGRIAAQLWHVGRVSHPLLLQGRQPVAPSAIAPQGHVSLLRPKQPYVEPRELALDEIPGIIDAFRQAARNAKAAGFDGVTIHGANGYLLDQFLQDGSNRRTDAYGGSVENRARLMREVVDAVLEVWDPKRVGLHLAPRSPSYSVTESDPARTFGHVARAMGERGLGFLFIRETAGEGALFAMMKREFGGVCIANDGYDAESAAAVVARGEADAVSFGKAYIANPDLVQRLRLGAPLNALNTDTIYDLETCGPGGYIDYPVLQREAA; from the coding sequence ATGACGACGCTTTTCGATCCCTTATCCATCGGCGACCTGCATCTGCCCAACCGTATCGTGATGGCGCCGCTGACGCGGTTGCGCGCGCCCGACGGCGTCCCGAACGCCCTGATGGCGCAGTACTACGAGCAGCGGGCATCGGCCGGACTGATCATTACCGAAGGCACCCCGGTCAGGGACGACGGCGTCGGCTATCCCAACGTGCCGGGCATCTGGAGCGAAGCGCAGACCCAGGGCTGGAAGCAGATTACCGAAGCCGTGCACCGCGCGGGCGGCCGCATCGCCGCGCAGCTGTGGCACGTCGGCCGGGTCTCGCATCCTCTGCTGCTGCAGGGACGCCAGCCCGTGGCGCCCAGCGCCATCGCCCCGCAAGGCCACGTCAGCCTGCTGCGGCCGAAACAACCGTATGTCGAGCCGCGCGAACTCGCGCTGGACGAAATCCCCGGCATCATCGATGCCTTCCGCCAGGCCGCCCGCAACGCCAAGGCCGCCGGCTTCGACGGCGTGACGATCCACGGCGCCAATGGCTACCTGCTGGACCAGTTCCTTCAGGATGGCTCCAACCGCCGCACGGATGCCTACGGCGGCAGCGTGGAAAACCGCGCCCGTCTGATGCGCGAAGTCGTCGATGCCGTACTGGAAGTGTGGGATCCGAAGCGCGTGGGCCTGCACCTGGCACCGCGCTCGCCTTCGTACTCGGTCACGGAAAGCGATCCCGCCCGGACTTTCGGCCATGTCGCCCGTGCGATGGGCGAGCGTGGCCTGGGCTTTCTTTTCATCCGCGAAACGGCAGGCGAGGGCGCCCTGTTCGCGATGATGAAGCGCGAATTCGGCGGCGTGTGCATCGCCAACGACGGCTACGACGCGGAGTCGGCGGCCGCTGTCGTCGCGCGCGGCGAGGCCGATGCGGTGTCTTTCGGCAAGGCCTACATCGCCAACCCCGATCTGGTGCAACGCCTGCGCCTGGGCGCGCCGCTGAACGCGCTGAACACGGACACCATCTACGATCTGGAAACGTGCGGCCCCGGCGGCTACATCGACTACCCGGTGCTGCAACGCGAGGCCGCCTGA
- a CDS encoding DoxX family protein — MSTQTAYTPANAGAPAARQGGAAFLVSRILLAALFLIAGVGKLAAPAGTMAYIASAGLPFPTLSYVVAVIVEVGGGVLLVLGYRARLVAAILAVFTVVTALVFHSALGDAGQQVNFLKNLAIAGGLLQVVLHGAGAYSIDRRVR, encoded by the coding sequence ATGAGTACCCAGACCGCCTATACCCCCGCCAACGCCGGCGCGCCCGCCGCCCGCCAGGGCGGGGCCGCATTCCTGGTCAGCCGCATCCTGCTCGCCGCGCTGTTCCTGATCGCCGGCGTCGGCAAGCTGGCCGCGCCCGCCGGCACGATGGCCTATATCGCCTCCGCGGGCCTGCCGTTTCCCACGCTCAGCTATGTCGTCGCCGTGATCGTCGAAGTGGGCGGCGGCGTGCTGCTGGTCCTCGGCTACCGCGCGCGCCTGGTCGCCGCCATCCTGGCCGTCTTCACCGTCGTGACCGCCCTGGTGTTCCATAGCGCCCTGGGGGATGCCGGCCAGCAGGTCAACTTCCTGAAGAACCTGGCCATCGCGGGCGGCCTGCTGCAGGTCGTCCTGCACGGTGCCGGCGCGTACAGCATCGACCGGCGCGTGCGCTGA
- a CDS encoding ROK family protein, with translation MSEPDRPVLHGALELPTFTIESYSLSLRDDNGFVGDNASRPAFQAILQAWRVLFETLHGKDPLGDKPTEEIPKKKLDELMAKEGEAAAAIHGALEDYAEQLARVIRRFLAQKSWKGVQRVIIGGGLKQSDIGARAVEAVAQRLFRDDVHVQLRLLHHHADEGGLIGWLHLMPDDLAERYRAMLAVDIGGTNIRCGIVRLPKNRDPRKAKVVAWEKWSHARDEDTTRKEHLVQGIADMLARQIEYARKKGIKLAPWVGVACPGRIRQDGSISRGTQNLPGDWAHRSFHLPAALCKRLPTIDGQQPQVVLHNDAVVQGLSEIPYLDDVRRWGVLTVGTGVGNACYTMRRKAAAPEATDEDREEGGKKAKSAKSAGPALRTAAARQTKPDGVGKAAGGKPPRKAAAGKKAKTTPSR, from the coding sequence ATGTCCGAACCCGATCGCCCTGTGCTTCACGGCGCCCTGGAACTTCCCACCTTCACCATCGAAAGCTACAGCCTGTCACTGCGGGACGACAACGGGTTCGTGGGCGACAACGCCAGCCGCCCCGCGTTCCAGGCCATCCTGCAAGCCTGGCGCGTACTGTTCGAGACGCTGCACGGCAAGGACCCTCTCGGCGACAAGCCTACCGAAGAGATTCCCAAGAAGAAGCTCGATGAACTGATGGCGAAAGAAGGCGAGGCCGCCGCGGCGATACATGGCGCCCTGGAGGATTACGCGGAACAACTGGCTCGCGTGATACGCCGCTTCCTGGCCCAGAAGTCCTGGAAAGGCGTGCAACGCGTCATCATCGGCGGCGGCCTGAAACAAAGCGACATCGGCGCCCGGGCCGTCGAAGCCGTGGCGCAGCGGCTGTTCCGTGACGACGTGCACGTGCAACTGCGGCTGCTGCATCATCATGCCGACGAGGGCGGCCTGATCGGCTGGCTGCACCTGATGCCCGACGACCTGGCCGAACGCTATCGCGCGATGCTGGCTGTCGATATCGGCGGGACGAATATCCGCTGCGGGATCGTGCGGCTGCCGAAGAACCGCGATCCGCGCAAGGCCAAGGTGGTCGCCTGGGAAAAGTGGAGCCATGCGCGCGACGAGGACACGACGCGCAAGGAACATCTCGTCCAGGGCATCGCCGACATGCTGGCCAGGCAGATCGAATATGCCAGGAAGAAAGGAATCAAGCTGGCGCCATGGGTGGGCGTGGCGTGTCCGGGCAGAATCCGCCAGGACGGCTCCATTAGCCGCGGCACGCAGAACCTGCCCGGCGACTGGGCGCATCGCAGCTTTCATCTTCCGGCCGCGCTGTGCAAGCGCTTGCCGACCATCGACGGGCAACAGCCGCAGGTGGTACTGCATAACGACGCGGTGGTACAGGGTCTATCCGAGATTCCCTATCTGGACGACGTGCGCCGGTGGGGCGTGCTGACGGTAGGCACCGGGGTCGGCAACGCCTGCTACACCATGCGGCGCAAGGCCGCCGCGCCGGAGGCAACCGACGAAGACCGCGAGGAAGGCGGGAAGAAAGCGAAATCGGCGAAGTCGGCGGGGCCGGCGCTGCGGACCGCGGCGGCCAGGCAAACGAAGCCGGACGGCGTGGGCAAGGCGGCGGGCGGAAAGCCGCCGCGCAAGGCGGCCGCGGGGAAGAAAGCCAAGACCACACCGTCCAGGTAA
- a CDS encoding ABC transporter substrate-binding protein, translated as MNARTSIAVCAGLLALACGAAHGQVLRVGLASEPTAMDPHYHQATPNDALSAHVFETLVSADAGMKLTPGLATAWKPVDDTTWEFTLRQGVKFSNGAPFTPEDVIFTFCRVLNNPQAIAGSYANIARKIDRMEVKDGSTLVIATKAPYPLLANELTRMWILWSGIAQHDRIRFDPAHNCGVTGPWPTMEDFNSGKNAIGTGPYVLKSFVRGTGITLERNEAYWGAKPAWKEVKMTPVPNAGPRLTGLLAGDFDLIENPAARDLKRLDGDKKFNYVITPSVRVLFLQLDVAREPSPQVRAPGGKNPLRDLRVRQAISMAIDRKAIVQRIMDGAATPANQFLPDGMFGALPHAPELKYDPAAAKKLLAEAGYPAGFSMTLSATNDRYINDAAVAQAVAQYLSRIGIQTDVNAMTRSVFFPQRAKREFSFAMGGWGSDTGEASSFLTYWVTSLDKDRGLGTSNYGGFSDPDFDKVFRQAITTVDPAQRETLLRESVRRALAQLPSIPLHFESSAWAFRGDIAYEGRADQLTLAASARPMR; from the coding sequence ATGAACGCACGTACTTCGATTGCCGTTTGCGCGGGCCTGCTCGCCCTGGCCTGTGGCGCGGCCCATGGCCAGGTACTGCGCGTGGGCCTGGCATCTGAGCCCACCGCAATGGATCCGCATTACCACCAGGCCACGCCCAACGACGCCTTGTCCGCGCACGTATTCGAGACCCTGGTGTCCGCGGACGCGGGGATGAAGCTCACGCCCGGTTTGGCCACCGCGTGGAAGCCGGTCGATGACACGACGTGGGAATTCACTCTGCGCCAGGGCGTGAAGTTCTCCAACGGCGCGCCCTTCACGCCCGAGGACGTGATCTTTACGTTCTGCCGGGTGCTGAACAACCCGCAGGCGATCGCCGGATCCTACGCCAACATCGCACGCAAGATCGACAGGATGGAGGTCAAGGACGGTTCGACCCTGGTCATCGCGACCAAGGCGCCGTATCCGCTGCTGGCCAATGAACTGACCCGCATGTGGATCCTGTGGAGCGGCATCGCGCAGCACGACCGGATCCGTTTCGACCCGGCGCACAACTGCGGTGTGACGGGGCCATGGCCGACAATGGAAGACTTCAATTCCGGCAAGAACGCCATCGGCACGGGACCATACGTCCTGAAATCGTTCGTGCGCGGTACCGGCATTACGCTGGAACGCAACGAGGCCTATTGGGGCGCGAAGCCGGCGTGGAAGGAAGTGAAAATGACCCCGGTTCCCAACGCGGGTCCACGCCTGACCGGCCTGCTGGCGGGCGATTTCGATCTGATCGAAAACCCCGCGGCGCGTGATTTGAAGCGGCTGGATGGCGACAAAAAGTTCAACTACGTGATCACCCCGTCGGTGCGCGTGCTGTTCCTGCAGTTGGACGTGGCGCGCGAGCCCAGCCCGCAGGTGCGGGCCCCCGGCGGCAAGAACCCGCTGCGGGACCTGCGCGTGCGGCAGGCGATCTCGATGGCGATCGACCGCAAGGCCATCGTCCAGCGCATCATGGACGGCGCGGCGACGCCGGCCAACCAGTTCCTGCCGGACGGAATGTTCGGTGCCTTGCCGCACGCGCCCGAATTGAAGTACGACCCGGCGGCGGCCAAAAAACTGCTGGCCGAGGCCGGCTATCCCGCGGGATTCTCGATGACGCTGTCGGCCACCAACGACCGCTACATCAACGATGCGGCCGTCGCGCAGGCCGTGGCGCAGTATCTGTCGCGGATAGGGATACAGACCGACGTCAACGCCATGACGCGGTCGGTATTCTTCCCGCAACGCGCAAAGCGCGAATTCAGTTTCGCCATGGGTGGATGGGGATCGGATACGGGCGAAGCGTCGTCCTTCCTGACCTACTGGGTAACGTCGCTGGACAAGGACCGCGGCCTGGGCACCAGCAATTACGGCGGGTTTTCGGATCCGGACTTCGACAAGGTGTTCAGGCAGGCCATCACGACCGTCGACCCGGCGCAGCGCGAAACACTGCTGCGGGAATCCGTCCGGCGCGCCCTGGCGCAACTGCCCAGTATCCCGCTGCATTTCGAAAGCAGCGCCTGGGCCTTCCGCGGCGATATCGCGTACGAAGGAAGGGCCGACCAGTTGACGCTGGCCGCCTCGGCCCGGCCGATGCGGTAA
- a CDS encoding substrate-binding domain-containing protein: MKYSIRTLALAGSLLASSLAYAPVQAAELHVLISGGFSAAYDKLGPQFTAATGNKLVTEHGPSMGKSHEAIPNRLARHEPADVVIMVGYALDDLIKEGKVAKSSRVELADSPIGMVVREGQPKPDISTVEGLRKTLLAAKSIAYSDSASGVYVEKEMFKKLGIEEQVKSKATMVPKIPVASQVANGKYEVGFQQVAELLPVPGVTFVGKVPDSVQSITRFAGGVPASSTHPKEAAELLKFLASPQAQAIVRQTGLDSVTKK, translated from the coding sequence ATGAAATATTCCATTCGCACCCTGGCCCTGGCCGGTTCGCTGCTCGCCTCATCGCTGGCTTACGCGCCGGTACAGGCGGCGGAACTGCACGTTCTGATCTCGGGCGGCTTCTCCGCCGCCTACGACAAGCTGGGCCCGCAATTCACCGCCGCCACCGGCAATAAGCTGGTCACCGAGCATGGGCCTTCCATGGGCAAATCCCACGAAGCCATCCCCAACCGGCTGGCGCGGCACGAGCCGGCCGACGTGGTCATCATGGTCGGCTATGCCCTGGACGACCTGATCAAGGAAGGCAAGGTCGCCAAGTCCTCGCGCGTCGAACTGGCCGATTCGCCCATCGGCATGGTGGTGCGGGAAGGCCAGCCCAAGCCCGATATTTCCACCGTCGAGGGGCTGCGCAAGACCCTGCTGGCCGCGAAGTCCATCGCCTATTCGGATAGCGCCAGCGGCGTCTACGTCGAAAAGGAAATGTTCAAGAAGCTGGGCATCGAGGAACAGGTCAAATCCAAGGCGACGATGGTGCCCAAGATCCCCGTGGCCTCGCAGGTGGCCAACGGTAAGTATGAAGTGGGTTTCCAGCAGGTCGCCGAACTGCTGCCCGTGCCCGGCGTAACCTTCGTCGGCAAGGTGCCGGATTCGGTGCAGTCGATCACGCGCTTCGCCGGCGGCGTGCCGGCCAGCTCGACCCACCCCAAGGAGGCGGCCGAGCTGCTGAAATTCCTGGCATCGCCGCAGGCGCAGGCCATCGTGCGGCAAACCGGCCTGGACTCCGTCACGAAGAAGTAA
- a CDS encoding LysR family transcriptional regulator, whose protein sequence is MVRLDFDERDLRSLRVFCSAAQAGGFAAAEKQLHMTKASISRHVREVEERLGVKLCERGPGGFKLTPEGVVALNLASSALRALSRIRPEIDAAHGVLSGPLTIGIGEHTLTHPQCKLPEALGRLRQHAPNVQPEIIVMSFTDLNQALREQRVDIAIRGRYRDDPEFNYLPLYTETHRVYVSGRIADRKAGRALPLVYRAHPYVEQALRSGRYTRGPDAGGLDSVGALVATGFYQGILPTHYGQLLEKRFALKLQRGSPVFQHAGCAVTEAARPLSHRAELFLGFLREMHDFKGVA, encoded by the coding sequence ATGGTCAGACTGGATTTCGACGAACGCGACCTGCGTTCGCTGCGCGTGTTCTGCAGCGCGGCCCAGGCCGGAGGCTTCGCCGCCGCCGAGAAACAGCTGCACATGACCAAGGCATCGATCAGCCGCCACGTGCGCGAGGTCGAAGAACGCCTGGGCGTCAAGCTGTGCGAGCGCGGGCCGGGCGGCTTCAAGCTGACACCGGAAGGCGTGGTGGCGCTGAACCTGGCCTCCAGCGCGCTGCGCGCCCTATCGCGCATCCGGCCGGAAATCGATGCCGCGCATGGCGTGCTGTCCGGTCCGCTGACCATCGGTATCGGCGAGCACACGCTGACCCATCCGCAATGCAAACTGCCGGAGGCCCTGGGCCGGCTGCGCCAGCACGCGCCCAATGTGCAGCCCGAGATCATCGTCATGTCGTTCACCGACCTGAACCAGGCGCTGCGCGAACAGCGCGTGGACATTGCCATCCGCGGCCGCTATCGCGACGATCCCGAGTTCAACTACCTGCCGCTCTACACCGAGACGCACCGCGTCTACGTATCGGGCCGCATCGCCGACAGGAAGGCCGGCCGCGCCCTGCCCCTGGTCTATCGCGCCCATCCCTACGTGGAACAGGCGCTGCGCTCGGGGCGCTACACGCGCGGGCCGGATGCCGGCGGACTCGATTCGGTCGGGGCGCTGGTGGCCACCGGCTTCTACCAGGGCATCCTGCCCACCCATTACGGCCAATTGCTCGAAAAGCGTTTCGCGCTGAAGCTGCAGCGCGGCAGCCCGGTTTTCCAGCACGCCGGCTGCGCCGTGACGGAAGCCGCCCGGCCGCTCAGCCACCGCGCGGAATTGTTCCTGGGCTTTTTGCGGGAAATGCACGACTTCAAGGGCGTGGCATAG